CGCGTGATGCCGACGAACGCTAGGCGGCGTTCTTCCTCCATCTGATTCTCATCGTTGATGCTGCGCTCATGCGGCAGGAGCCCCTGTTCGACGGCCACTAGATAAACCACCGGGAACTCCAAACCCTTCGCGGCGTGTAGCGTCATCATCGTGACCTTATCCGTGTCGTCTTGCCAATCGTCGGTGTCGTTCACCAGCCAGGCGTTTTCCAGATACGTTTCCAACTGCCCGCCGCCGGGGTTCTTTTCATCGAACTGCCGCGCGTCGGTCAATAGTTCTTCGATGTTCGCCAGGCGGTTCATGTCCTCTTCGGATTCGCTTTCCTGCAGCGGTTCTCTATACTTTGTTTCTTCGAGGATCGTACCCAGGATTGCCTCCATTTCATCACCTGCGAGCTTGTTGAGGCGGTCGACAAGTTCGACGTAGGCGAGAGTCTTCTTGGCGGAGCGCGCTGCTAGCCCTTCGATCTGCATGGCTTCACGAGCGGCGTCAAGCAAAGGAAGCCCGTGGATGTAGGCGTACTCGGAGACAAGGTCCACAGTCTTACGGCCAATGCCACGGGTTGGCGTGTTGATGGTTCGTAAGACCGCCTGGTCGTCGCGTGGGTTGTTGATTAACTGGCAGTAGCCGAGAACGTCCTTGATTTCCTTGCGTTGATAGAACTCCAAGCCGCGAATCATTTGATAAGGAACCCCCGCATCGCGGAGGCCACGTTCCAACGAACGTGACAGCGCGTTCACGCGATAAAAAATAGCAAAGTCGCTGGCAGTTCGACTGCCCTCGGCAATCTGCTGCGCGATCGACTCAGCGATTTGCTGGGCTTCATCATCTTGGTTGGAGTATTGCACAAGCCGTACTGCCGAGCCTTCGTCCCGTTCAGTGAACAACGACTTCTGCTTCCGCTTGAGGTTGCAGCGAATCAGTTGGTCCGCCACGCGCAACACGTTCGGCGTGCTGCGGTAATTCTGTTCGAGCCGCACTACTTTGACGGTGGGAAAGTCGTTCTCGAACTGAAGGATGTTATTGATGTCGGCACCACGCCATCCGTAGATACTTTGGTCGGGGTCGCCTGTGGCAGCGAGGTTCGGGTGATCAACCGACAGCGCTCGGAGCATGACATACTGGGCGTGGTTGGTGTCCTGGTACTCGTCGACAAGCACGTAACGGAACCGCGCGTCGAGCGTCGCCCGCACTTCGCTGTTGGTGTAAAGCAAGTTTGCCAGATGCAAGAGCAAATCGTCGAAGTCGACCGCGCTGCTGGCGAGCAAGCGTTGCTGATACGCCGGGTACACTTCCGCAACGATGTGACTCAGCGGACTGCCGGTGCGTGGCTCATAGCGATCGGCGGTTACGAGTTTGTTCTTCGCATTGGAAATCGCCGCAGCAATGCGATCAGGCGAGTAGTGCATCGTACGGAACTTGCCGGCTTCGATCACACGTTTGAGCGTCTGTTTGGAATCGCTCGTGTCGTAGATCGTGAAGTTGGGGGTGAGACCGACCAGCTCCGCATACTCGCGCAGTAACCGCGCTCCGAAGCGATGAAACGTGCTGACCCACGTCCGCCCGCCCGGCACGAGTTCTTGCACGCGGTTCTTCATTTCCTCCGCTGCTTTGTTGGTGAACGTCAGCGCGAGAATCTGCGAAGCGGGAACCCCTTCGCGAATCAGGTGTGCGATGCGGTGCGTCACGACACGGGTCTTGCCACTGCCAGGGCCGGCGAGGACAAGCATGGGCCCATCGATATGCTGGACGGCTTCGCGCTGCGCGGGATTGAGGGGGTCGAGGAGTCGGTCCACGTCTGTCCTTACTAAATGAAACTATGTTCGACATTACCCTCCCTTTGGGAGGGTCGACGTCTCAGCGTCGGGGAGGGTGTGTAGCTGAGCCAATATTGTTGAGCAAATCTAGGCATCTCCCTCCCCGGCCGCTACCGCGTCCAACCCTCCTAAAGGGAGGGTGAAGCAGCCGACTAATTTTGCTTTTGCCCAACCTCAATCCTAAGCGTTACTGGCCACAGGCGGCAATGCTAGCACTTGTTGCCTCGGCACTCAAAAACTGTCTAGCCGTGGCATTTTTCTTGGTAATGCAAGCACAACTTTTGCTATATTGCTGGCTGTGGTGAGGAGGTCTCGCCCTTCGCTTTTCGTATCCAATGATGGGGAAGGAGTCCCGAATGACACGCATTCCGTTGAATCAAGCTGAGCTGGCTAATCAGGGCATGAAGGATCGCCTAGAGATGAGCACCGCCGAGATTGGCTTGGCCGTTCGCACGACCAACTGCCTTGAGGAAAAAGGCATCTTTACCGTCAGCGACTTGCTGCAAACCAAGCGGGAAGAGTTGCTAAGTATCTCGAACTTTGGTGAGAAGACGCTCGAAGAGGTCTACAAGGCGCTCGAACGGATTGGGTTTCATCGTCCTCAACCGGCGAAGCGCTATCCTCGGTAAGACAGCTCGGTAAGAGGTTGTCCCGGCTAAGCCGCAAGCGGCGTGTCTGACTTAAGTGTCTCGGCTGTCGCCCGCTTTCTTTCTTCGTTCGCGAACGAACTGCGCTCTCGGTTCGTAATGATTTTGCCTGCGATTGGTGCTTCCGGTGCTGTCATCGGGAAACATCCCGTCGAGCAATGTTGCGTTTTGGCAACATCTCGATTCAGGGCAAAGCCTTGTCCGGCTTATTGCGAGAAATTGCCTGCCGCGCACTTGCCGCAAGCTACATTACTTAGAAGCCTAGCCTTGGAGAGTGAATGGCCGCCGGGCGTAGTTCGCGACAGCCAGCACTGGGCATGATAGCTTCGCTTGTCGCTGAACTTTTCCCAGTTGTTAGAGTCTCTCTAAGCTGTATTTGCGGATAATCGAGTGCCTGACGCAAGAAAATGATTGCCAACAGGGGGCTCGGGAGAGTAAACCTAAATGATGGCGACCTTTCATTCCAAGGTCGTAGTAGGGCCAACCCTAAGTAATGTGCGACAAGCGCACACCCATTTGAATGCGAGATAAAAATGAATCGTAACTTCACCCTTGCTTTGGCTGCTGTAGCACTCTGCGTTGCTTCCATGATGAGCCCAAGCGTTGCGACAGCTCAGTGCGACACGTGTGTCCAACCAACGGTTGCCTACCAACCAGTACAGCCAGTAGCGACTGTGGTTGCCCAAGAAAGAACCGGTTGGTACCCGGGGCGTTTATTGGATCGGTTGCGCATGCGTTCCTGGCGAGCACAGACACCTGCGACCGCAACCTACACGACCGCTGCGTATGCTCCCTACAATTATACGGCCGCCTACACGCCGTACACTGCGAGCTATGCACCTTACACAGCTAGTTACACTCCTTACACCGCGAGCTACACGCCTTACGTGACGGCTTATGCTCCGCTCCAGCGGCGCGTCTATCGCCCGGTCGTATTGCGTCCGGTAATCGCTGACACCGGTTGGTCAACTTGCAACTACACGCCAGCGGCAACTTGCAGCGACTGTGGCGTCGCACAAGCAGCTTACAGTGAGCCCGTTGGTGGTTGCTCCAACTGCGAAGCCGGCTCCAGCGTGCCCGACTACGCCTACGAAGATGCAGGGAGTTGGCGAGAGAGTGGATCTCAGGCATCAAGCGATCCACCAACTCCACAGCCTTCTTTGAAGCCAGAAGCCGACCCGCAGCTTTCCTACTACCGTGGCGAAGCACTCGCCAACGCCCGTGAGTTGGAAACGCTCCGTGACCGGATCGAACAACTCGAACGTGAACGCGATGCCTACCGTGGCTACGGTAGCGAACGCAAAAGCGGCTATCGCGGAGCGGACGAACCTGAGCAGTCGATCCTCAAGAAAGAACTTTCTGAGGAACCGGAAACGGATGATGGATGGCCCGGTCTGTATTCTCCGGATAACGCCACCGAAGAGGAAGACGATCCAGCCGCCAACAGTCCGTACCCACGGTGGAACGTCCCCGTGAGCGAGCGGACGGCACGTGGCCCAAGCGTGAATGTTTGGAACGCCGTTTACTCGAAGAACAGCGCTCGTGGAAGCCAAGTTAGCAACCGTCAGGTGGCGAAGCAGGCTCCCACGCAGGCTGAGATTGACGCCGTTGGCTGGCGTGCGGTTAAGCGTGATCGCTAATCCATTTCAAAAAAATTAGAGACCCAGACGCCTCGGCGGCTTCCAAGCTGCCGGGGCGTTTTTCGTTTTGGCTGTCTGCTATCGGCTATTGGCTGTCGGCTAAGCAGTCTAAACTAAACGCAACATACTTGCCGATAACCGATAGCCCGAAACCGATAGCCAAGAAAATGACTAACCGTGATATTGCCGCTGTCTTTGATCAAATCGCTGATCTCCTGGAATTTCAAAGCGCAAATCCTTTTCGGGTGCGCGCCTACCGGAACGGAGCCCGCAAGATTGGCGACTTGAGCCAGCCGCTTGCAGCGTTGGCCGAGTCGGATGAGGGTCTGACTTCAATTGACGGCATTGGCAAGGACTTGGCCGAGAAGATCACGACTCTGCTAAAGACCGGCAGCCTGCCGATGCTCGATGAGCTGCTGGCGGAGATTCCACCAACCGTGTTGGCCATATTGCGTGTGCCAGGGTTGGGTCCAAAGCGAGCGGCGGTGATTCATAAAGAACTCGGTGTGAACACGTTGGACGAGTTACGAGCCGCTTGTAAGTCGGACCAAGTGAAGGATCTGAAGGGTTTCGGTAAGAAGACGCAAGAGACGATTCTCAAGGGAATCGATATCGCGGCGCAAGCCGATGTTCGCACCAAATGGGCGGAGGCGGATGGCGTGGTGCAAGAGCTACTCGCCCACATGGAAGGAATCGAAGGGGTACGGCGGATGCAGATGGCCGGCAGTTATCGGCGAGGACGTGAGACCGTTGGTGACCTTGATCTCTTGGTGGACGCCGATGACGGTGCCGCAGCGATGACCCGTTTTGGAGAGTTTCCGGCAGTGGATGAAGTGATCGTCCGAGGCGGCACCAAGATGTCCGTTCGATTGAAAAGCGGCTTGCAAGTCGACCTGCGTGTTGTGCCCGAGCGTTCATTTGGGGCTGCGTTGCAGTACTTCACAGGCTCGAAAGACCATAACGTGGAGGTGCGTGGCCAAGCGAAAGCGCGCGGCTTGAAGGTGAACGAATGGGGCGTCTTTGAAGTCGACGGCGACGAGGAGAAGTACTTGGCAGGAGCGACTGAGGAAGAAGTTTATGCAGCGCTCGACTTGCCTTGGTTTCCGCCAGAATTGCGCGAGGCTCGCGAGGAGTTTCAATTAGCGGCAGACGAAGGTTTGCCAAGGCTGATCGAGCTGGATGACATACGTGGTGACCTGCATATGCACACCAACGCTTCCGACGGGAAGGCGACTCTTGAAGAAATGGCTGAAGCGGCTATCGCCAAGGGACTAGAATACATCGCGATTACCGACCACTCGAAACGCGTTTCGATGGCCAACGGATTAGACGGTAAGCGTTTGCTCAAGCAGTGGAAAGAAGTCGATCAGCTCAATGAGGAGCTGACCGAATTGGAGATTCTCAAAGGCATTGAGTGCGACATTCTCGAAGCTGGTGGCATGGACCTGCCGGATGAAGTGCTCGAGCAGGCCGACTGGGTTATCGCCAGCGTCCATTACGGGCAGAACCAATCTCGCGAACAAATCACCGAGCGGATTCTGGGGGCCTTGGAAAACCCGCATGTCGATATCGTTGCCCATCCCACGGGACGCCTAATCAATCGTCGCGAACGATACGAAGTCGACATTGATGCGGTGTTCGCTGCCGCGGCAGAGCAGGGGAAGTTGTTAGAGCTCAACGCCAACCCGGCTCGTCTCGATCTTGACGATGTCCACTGCGCCGCGGCCAAACGACATGGCGTGCCAATCGTCATCAGCACCGACGCGCACCACACAGGCGGCCTCGACGTGATGCGATACGGTATTCTCCAAGCACGCCGAGCAGGGCTAACGGCTGAGGACGTGGCGAATACTCGATCAGTGGCGGAGTTTAAGAAGCTGTTGACGTGACACGATGTTTCGAGCCTCCCGGCAGAATGACACGATTGTTACTTCGCTTTCGCCGCAGAAGTCACTTGCCGACGTCGTAGTAGAGCTGCTGCCGTGTCTTTCACCCCCCGCAATTCGTCAAAGAATGTGTACGAAACGCTGTAGCAAACGGGGATGATCAACAGCGTGAGCACGGACGCAAAGGCCAAGCCGAAGACGACAGCCCCGGTGAGCGGTTGCCAAAATTCTGCTCCGCCGGAGATGTTGAGCAGCAATGGAAGCAATCCACCAATAGTCGTGATCGTCGTGAGCATCACCGGGCGAAGGCGGTTGATGCCGGCTTCGATGAGCGAGTCGTAGACGTTCAAGCCTCGGGCGCGAGCTTGGTTGGTGAAGTCGACCATCACGATCGCATCATTGACGACGATGCCTGTCAGACTGACCAGCCCAATGAACGAAGCCAGGCTAAAGGGGAATCCGCAGGCCCACATCCCCAGCACGACGCCGATGAAACTTAACGGCACGGTCATCATCACGATCACGCCTTGACGGAAACTGTTGAATTGCCAGACAAGAATGCCATAAATCAGCACAACGCCGATGATCATGCTGTACAGCAAGTATCGGAAGTTCTTATCACGCTCTTCGTTCTCGCCGGTGAATTGCGCTTTGATGCCTTCCGACTCAGTAAGTGGCTGGCCGAGGAAAACCATTGAGTTCTCCTCGCTTCGTTTGAATCCTAACTCGGGAAGAATCTCGTCGGCAAGAATTTTGAAAATGTCGTCCGGTGTTTTCGACTTCTTATCGACATCGCACTTCGCGACGACTGCGCGATCACGTTCATAGCGGTTGATGCTGAACAGGCTCGTCCCGCGTTTGAGTTCGGCCAAACTGGCTAGCGAAGTCATCTGGCCGGCAGGCGTGGCGATCATCACGCGTTCGAGGGTGTTTGGGTACTTTTGAAACTCGGGGGCGAGCTGCACACGGAGGGTGATATCCTCGTCGTCGAGCGTCAGTTGGATTTGCTGATCTCCCGCGATCGCGATTTGCACCGCGCGGGCAATCATCGCCTCGTTGAGTCCCTCATACAAACCGACCACATCGGGCTTCGGTTCGATCATCAATTCGGGATTGTCAGGACGGTAGTCCGTCGAAGCATCAAGCGTGCCACGCAGGGTGCCGAGCTTCTTCGCGATAATCTGCCCCAAGTCACCCAGTTGCTCAAGGTTTTCTCCCGTCAATCGCACCGCCACATCCGCACCGCCAGGCGGGCCGTCTTCGACAGGCTCGATGGACATTTTCATGCCGGGCAGCAGTTTGATGTTTCGGCGAAGATCGTCAATCACTTCTTGTTCGTGGACGTCACGGTCAAGCGGTGAAAGCATTTCGACCATGATCTCCGCGAACTCCGGTCCCGAGGCAGAGTCTTCATCAACGCGTATCGCCATGCCGCCGGCTGAGCCGATCGCGGAGACGTAGTGCTTGATGACTCCCATCTCTTCCCATTTGCGAAGTGGTTCGATCACGACTTCAGAGGCGGCGAGAGTTTCCTCGATGCTGTAACCGAGCGGTAGTTCGTACTTAATGGTGAACTGCCCCCGATCGCTTGTCGGGAAGAAGACGAAGCCGAGTTCTTTGTAGAGCCTGCCAGCGCCGACGACGGCCAAAAAACAAAGAATCAAAACCGAAGCACGGTTGGCGAGTGACGTGCGAAGGATCGCTGCGTAGATCCGCGTTCCCCAGCCTAAATTAGGCCGAACGCGAAGCTCACCACTCGCTTTTTGTTCTTCAGCGATCGCGCTATCTTTGGGTTCTTGCTTCCGATACCAACGCGCCGCTAGTGTTGGGATGATGAAGTGATCGACCAGTACCGAACCTAACAGGGCCACGCTTACGACTTTAGGCATCACGCCCATGAAGTCGCCCATGATGCCGGGAACGAGCAACATCGGGCCGAACGCGGCGACGGTTGTTAGGTCGGCAGCGATGACCGGTAAGCCGACTTCTTCAATGCCGACTTTCGCGGCATCGATCGGGTCTTCGCCGCGCTCGATGTGGCGGTGGATATTCTCCGCCACAATGATGGCACCGTCGACAACCATCCCCAGCACGAGAATAAACGCGAACACCACCATGTTGGAAACGGGGATGCCGCTGGCGTAGAGGAAAACCAAGGCGACGGCGGAACTGAACGGAATCGCCAGGAGAACGAGGATGGAAATCCGCAGGCCCATCGACCATGCAAGTATCACCAGGACGAGCATCGCGCCGAAAATAGCGCTTGAGCCCAGCACACGAAACATGACCCAGATCTCTTCGGACGTGTCGCGGGTCGTCGCAAAGTCGATGTCGGGGTACTGCTGGCGGAGGTCTTCGACCAGGGAGTTGATTGCTTGGGCGGCACCCAGCGTGTTGATATTCGATTCTTTGTAGATGATGATCGTCGCGCATTCGCGACCGTCAATCTGCGAGAAACTCTTCACGCGACGATGGGTATCAATCACGTCCGCGACATCGTCAACGGTAATGGCCCGTCCCCCGACGTTGCTGACGATGGCTTCGCGGATGTCTTCGACGCCCCGGAACTTGGCCTCGACACGCAGGATGCGATCGTAGTTTTCCGTGTCGAGCGAACCAGCCGGTATTTTCGCGTTGAAGGCACGCAGGGATTCGAGAAGTTGATTGAGGGTGATTCCGTACTCGGCCAATAGATCAGGGTTCGCGTTGACGTGGATCTCTCGTTCTTTGCCACCGTAGAGCTGCGTGCTTGCCACGCCATCGATATCGGCCTTGATCCGTTCTTCAACTTCCTCGGCGACTTCCTTTAACGAGCGGTCGTCATAGCCTTCGGGTCCCGTCAGCGTGACCATCATCAGCGGCATGTTCTCAAAGTCGATCTTCGTGACGACGGGCTGAATTTCGCGACCTAGAGGAAGTTCGTTACGGATGCGGTCGACGAGGTCTTTGACTTCGCGTTTCGCCTCGTCGGGATCGACGCCGTCAAGGAAAATGACTTGCGTAATGCTCGCCCCGCGCATGTTCGTCGAGGCGATAAAGTCGACGCTCTGCAGCTCGCCAAGGACGTCTTCGACCTTGCGGGCGATTTCGTTTTCGGCTTCGCTTGGCTGGGCGTCAGGGTAGGGGATCGCTACCAGGACGACAGCCTTGGTGATTGCCGGCGTGCGTTGGACCGGCGTGAATGTTGCCGCGTAGAACGCCATCATCAGTGTTAGGATCGTGAGGATCAACACTGAGCGAGGATGATCGATGGCTTGTGAGCTAAGCTTCACGGCAATTAGTGTTTCCGCTGCATGAGTTACCGGGAGCTAACGCCCGGCGGCTGATGATGTTTCGTTATGGCTTTGCTGCCGTTTGAACCGAGGGCTGTGCGTCGGGCGACTCCAGGCCCTCAGTGATCCGAACAAGTTGCCCCGAGGCGAGTCGGTGTTGTCCACGGACGATGACTTTCGTGAGATTAAGCTCCTCGCCATCGCAGATTGCAGGGACAACGACATGCTCTCCTTGATCGACCCAGTCGGTTAGTTCCACCTTACGAGCCCGATAGATGTCCGCTTTGCCGACCGACCAGTAGAGCATCTCAAGATCAACGGCTTCCTTGTCGACGGTGTAGAGGTAAGCTCTGTCCTGACGGTAAATCACCGCGAAAGTTGGGACTTCGTAACCCTCGACCCGATCGACCACAAGTTGAGCCGTGGCGACCATGCCGGGGCGGAGGAGTCTCTCGTCGTTGGGGATTCGCACCTCGACTTCGAAGAGACTCGTTCGTGGATCGGCAACCTCCGCGATGTGATAGACCTCTCCTTCGAGCGTCGGCCAAGGGTTGCCGAAAGTGTCTTTGCCTTCGAGCTGAATATGCACGCGGAAGACGCGATCCTCTTGGGAGGTCGATTCACTGGCTTGTCGACTTTCGATCGCTCGCTGTCGCGCTTCGAGTTCACGAATACGTGACTCAGGGACGTTCAATACCAGAAGGACATCTTCGTTCTGAACCAGTTCGAACGCCATCTGTTGCATGGTGACGGTTTCGCCCGAATTGACCATGCGGCGGGAAATCGTAGCATCGACGGGCGCGCGTAGGGTAGCATCCTCGAGGTTTTTCGTAACGACTTCCAACTGCGAACGGGCCATCGCTTCGTCGGTTACCAGGCGTTGCAGTTGCGAATCGGTCACAGCGGCTGGGTTGCGTTCGCGGATCCTTTGTGAGCGCTTCAAATCAGAAGAGGCCTGCTCAAGTCGTGCGACTGCCTCGCCCCGTTGTGCGCGAAATACGCGGTCATCAAGCGTGGCTAGAACTTGACCCGCCTTGACACGATCACCTTCGTCGAGTGTTCTCCCCGATTCGCTATTGCCCAATGACGTCACGCGACCTGGGGATTCAAACCCAATGGAAAAGGTTTCCCACGGCCGGATCTTCCC
The genomic region above belongs to Lacipirellulaceae bacterium and contains:
- a CDS encoding efflux RND transporter permease subunit, giving the protein MKLSSQAIDHPRSVLILTILTLMMAFYAATFTPVQRTPAITKAVVLVAIPYPDAQPSEAENEIARKVEDVLGELQSVDFIASTNMRGASITQVIFLDGVDPDEAKREVKDLVDRIRNELPLGREIQPVVTKIDFENMPLMMVTLTGPEGYDDRSLKEVAEEVEERIKADIDGVASTQLYGGKEREIHVNANPDLLAEYGITLNQLLESLRAFNAKIPAGSLDTENYDRILRVEAKFRGVEDIREAIVSNVGGRAITVDDVADVIDTHRRVKSFSQIDGRECATIIIYKESNINTLGAAQAINSLVEDLRQQYPDIDFATTRDTSEEIWVMFRVLGSSAIFGAMLVLVILAWSMGLRISILVLLAIPFSSAVALVFLYASGIPVSNMVVFAFILVLGMVVDGAIIVAENIHRHIERGEDPIDAAKVGIEEVGLPVIAADLTTVAAFGPMLLVPGIMGDFMGVMPKVVSVALLGSVLVDHFIIPTLAARWYRKQEPKDSAIAEEQKASGELRVRPNLGWGTRIYAAILRTSLANRASVLILCFLAVVGAGRLYKELGFVFFPTSDRGQFTIKYELPLGYSIEETLAASEVVIEPLRKWEEMGVIKHYVSAIGSAGGMAIRVDEDSASGPEFAEIMVEMLSPLDRDVHEQEVIDDLRRNIKLLPGMKMSIEPVEDGPPGGADVAVRLTGENLEQLGDLGQIIAKKLGTLRGTLDASTDYRPDNPELMIEPKPDVVGLYEGLNEAMIARAVQIAIAGDQQIQLTLDDEDITLRVQLAPEFQKYPNTLERVMIATPAGQMTSLASLAELKRGTSLFSINRYERDRAVVAKCDVDKKSKTPDDIFKILADEILPELGFKRSEENSMVFLGQPLTESEGIKAQFTGENEERDKNFRYLLYSMIIGVVLIYGILVWQFNSFRQGVIVMMTVPLSFIGVVLGMWACGFPFSLASFIGLVSLTGIVVNDAIVMVDFTNQARARGLNVYDSLIEAGINRLRPVMLTTITTIGGLLPLLLNISGGAEFWQPLTGAVVFGLAFASVLTLLIIPVCYSVSYTFFDELRGVKDTAAALLRRRQVTSAAKAK
- the polX gene encoding DNA polymerase/3'-5' exonuclease PolX, with product MTNRDIAAVFDQIADLLEFQSANPFRVRAYRNGARKIGDLSQPLAALAESDEGLTSIDGIGKDLAEKITTLLKTGSLPMLDELLAEIPPTVLAILRVPGLGPKRAAVIHKELGVNTLDELRAACKSDQVKDLKGFGKKTQETILKGIDIAAQADVRTKWAEADGVVQELLAHMEGIEGVRRMQMAGSYRRGRETVGDLDLLVDADDGAAAMTRFGEFPAVDEVIVRGGTKMSVRLKSGLQVDLRVVPERSFGAALQYFTGSKDHNVEVRGQAKARGLKVNEWGVFEVDGDEEKYLAGATEEEVYAALDLPWFPPELREAREEFQLAADEGLPRLIELDDIRGDLHMHTNASDGKATLEEMAEAAIAKGLEYIAITDHSKRVSMANGLDGKRLLKQWKEVDQLNEELTELEILKGIECDILEAGGMDLPDEVLEQADWVIASVHYGQNQSREQITERILGALENPHVDIVAHPTGRLINRRERYEVDIDAVFAAAAEQGKLLELNANPARLDLDDVHCAAAKRHGVPIVISTDAHHTGGLDVMRYGILQARRAGLTAEDVANTRSVAEFKKLLT
- a CDS encoding UvrD-helicase domain-containing protein; the protein is MDRLLDPLNPAQREAVQHIDGPMLVLAGPGSGKTRVVTHRIAHLIREGVPASQILALTFTNKAAEEMKNRVQELVPGGRTWVSTFHRFGARLLREYAELVGLTPNFTIYDTSDSKQTLKRVIEAGKFRTMHYSPDRIAAAISNAKNKLVTADRYEPRTGSPLSHIVAEVYPAYQQRLLASSAVDFDDLLLHLANLLYTNSEVRATLDARFRYVLVDEYQDTNHAQYVMLRALSVDHPNLAATGDPDQSIYGWRGADINNILQFENDFPTVKVVRLEQNYRSTPNVLRVADQLIRCNLKRKQKSLFTERDEGSAVRLVQYSNQDDEAQQIAESIAQQIAEGSRTASDFAIFYRVNALSRSLERGLRDAGVPYQMIRGLEFYQRKEIKDVLGYCQLINNPRDDQAVLRTINTPTRGIGRKTVDLVSEYAYIHGLPLLDAAREAMQIEGLAARSAKKTLAYVELVDRLNKLAGDEMEAILGTILEETKYREPLQESESEEDMNRLANIEELLTDARQFDEKNPGGGQLETYLENAWLVNDTDDWQDDTDKVTMMTLHAAKGLEFPVVYLVAVEQGLLPHERSINDENQMEEERRLAFVGITRAEEQLQLSYAVHRDFRGQRRRTVPSPFLLELPREEMELVEPQTDSFGYPTDWDDFDEEDVGSASFDEFDQSSAEPPEEETSTRPRWKVAASQVTTAAQLAGKEKQQVAKADPNLFKQGMTVKHPEYGPGKIVALSGSGDNRRATVRFATAGEKRFVLAHSPLHPA
- a CDS encoding efflux RND transporter periplasmic adaptor subunit; the protein is MKRLTEKFLHYAVLIALTIFSGWVMWQMSRGGKANGKSQVAVVRELPVSTAPKAPVSISSVERKVCEVTMTYAGKIRPWETFSIGFESPGRVTSLGNSESGRTLDEGDRVKAGQVLATLDDRVFRAQRGEAVARLEQASSDLKRSQRIRERNPAAVTDSQLQRLVTDEAMARSQLEVVTKNLEDATLRAPVDATISRRMVNSGETVTMQQMAFELVQNEDVLLVLNVPESRIRELEARQRAIESRQASESTSQEDRVFRVHIQLEGKDTFGNPWPTLEGEVYHIAEVADPRTSLFEVEVRIPNDERLLRPGMVATAQLVVDRVEGYEVPTFAVIYRQDRAYLYTVDKEAVDLEMLYWSVGKADIYRARKVELTDWVDQGEHVVVPAICDGEELNLTKVIVRGQHRLASGQLVRITEGLESPDAQPSVQTAAKP
- a CDS encoding DNA-directed RNA polymerase subunit alpha C-terminal domain-containing protein, coding for MTRIPLNQAELANQGMKDRLEMSTAEIGLAVRTTNCLEEKGIFTVSDLLQTKREELLSISNFGEKTLEEVYKALERIGFHRPQPAKRYPR